From a single Calothrix sp. NIES-2098 genomic region:
- a CDS encoding argininosuccinate synthase — protein MGRAKKVVLAYSGGVDTSVCIPYLKEEWGVEEVITLAADLGQGDELEPVREKALKSGASESLVADVKDSFIKDYAFAAIQANALYENRYPLGTALARPLIAKILVETAAKYGADAIAHGCTGKGNDQVRFDVSCAALNPDLKILAPAREWGMSREETIAYGERYGIPAPVKKSSPYSIDKNLLGRSIEAGVLEDPAFEPPEEIYEMTKAIANTPNEPEYIEIGFHQGIPTTLNGVAKSPVELIEQLNQLAGNHGIGRIDMIENRLVGIKSREIYESPAMVVLIQAHRDLESLTLTADVSHYKRGIEETYTQLVYNGLWYSPLKAALDGFIQKTQERVSGTVRVKLFKGNATLVGRWSDNSLYTPDLATYGAEDQFDHKAAEGFIYVWGLPTRIWAAKSK, from the coding sequence ATGGGTCGCGCCAAAAAGGTTGTCCTGGCATATTCTGGGGGAGTGGATACCTCGGTTTGCATTCCTTACCTCAAAGAAGAGTGGGGTGTGGAAGAGGTAATTACCCTAGCAGCAGATTTAGGTCAAGGAGATGAATTAGAGCCAGTTCGAGAGAAAGCTTTAAAATCGGGTGCAAGTGAATCTCTGGTGGCGGATGTTAAAGACAGTTTCATTAAAGATTACGCCTTTGCAGCGATTCAAGCTAACGCCCTTTATGAAAATCGTTATCCTCTGGGAACTGCACTTGCCCGTCCATTAATTGCGAAAATATTAGTAGAAACAGCTGCAAAATATGGTGCCGATGCGATCGCTCACGGTTGTACCGGTAAGGGTAACGATCAGGTACGCTTTGATGTATCCTGTGCAGCTCTTAATCCCGATCTGAAAATCCTCGCACCAGCACGCGAATGGGGAATGAGCCGTGAAGAAACCATTGCTTATGGCGAACGCTATGGTATCCCCGCACCAGTGAAAAAATCTTCTCCTTACAGTATTGATAAGAATTTACTCGGTCGCAGTATCGAAGCTGGTGTGTTGGAAGATCCAGCATTTGAACCACCAGAAGAAATTTATGAGATGACGAAAGCGATCGCTAATACTCCTAATGAACCAGAGTACATCGAAATTGGTTTTCACCAAGGTATTCCTACAACCCTGAATGGTGTAGCGAAATCCCCAGTCGAGCTGATTGAACAACTCAATCAACTAGCCGGAAATCACGGTATCGGGCGAATTGATATGATTGAAAACCGCTTGGTGGGTATCAAATCGCGGGAAATCTACGAATCACCAGCGATGGTGGTGTTAATTCAAGCACACCGAGATTTAGAAAGCTTAACTTTGACGGCAGATGTCAGTCACTACAAGCGCGGTATTGAAGAGACTTATACTCAATTGGTCTATAACGGTCTATGGTACAGTCCCCTGAAAGCAGCCCTAGATGGGTTTATTCAAAAGACACAAGAACGCGTTTCTGGTACTGTCAGGGTGAAGCTTTTCAAAGGTAATGCGACCTTAGTCGGGCGTTGGAGTGATAATTCTCTTTATACCCCTGACTTGGCAACTTACGGCGCTGAAGACCAATTCGATCACAAAGCAGCTGAAGGTTTTATTTACGTTTGGGGATTACCTACACGTATTTGGGCAGCAAAATCTAAATAA
- a CDS encoding hypothetical protein (similar to anti-sigma factor antagonist): protein MTLKQKAQVVLFKPQGSIDLQGGIALSNEMAEIIPQPHQLWVIDLAAVDFMDSSGLVSLVKGLKAARQRGCRLVLCNVKDPVRLILELTQLDTVFEIFNTYEDVLTITNDNRLVLAG from the coding sequence ATGACTCTGAAACAGAAAGCTCAAGTAGTTTTGTTTAAACCTCAAGGTAGTATCGACTTGCAAGGTGGAATAGCCCTAAGTAATGAAATGGCTGAAATCATACCACAGCCTCATCAACTCTGGGTTATTGACTTAGCAGCAGTGGATTTTATGGATAGCTCTGGCTTAGTTTCGTTGGTAAAAGGCTTAAAAGCTGCACGCCAAAGAGGTTGCCGCTTAGTACTTTGCAACGTCAAAGATCCAGTCCGGTTGATATTAGAATTGACTCAACTGGATACAGTATTTGAGATCTTTAATACTTATGAAGATGTCCTCACTATTACCAACGATAACAGGCTGGTACTAGCAGGGTGA